The following are encoded in a window of Panicum virgatum strain AP13 chromosome 5N, P.virgatum_v5, whole genome shotgun sequence genomic DNA:
- the LOC120674843 gene encoding protein FAR1-RELATED SEQUENCE 3-like, whose product MADLESLLEYIEILRKIFANEDEGFQFYNTYALGKRFSVRKSYVEWNTFGDVDVFDSTYKTNRYNLPLVPFVGVNHDYCTVLFRCGMISHENTDSYVWLLKTFTEANAQKHPVSVITDGDLAMQRAIKEIERKWQVFLADNKVKEDTWLYQMYEHYETCLTKVCINETDDDAKALQSAPFIEPDASVLEINAKERFTPNIFKAKVQFSVEAAKKCSLIEILDGDDTTEYIVGRRDRDIMYYVKCELIEEANMKRIFCSCRKLQSLGTPCSHIFFVLGLRDESKLPDCCVLERWTMGAKRAFPTTRKSSMYDYSPTLLRFCELRNLSLAAAFVASHSPEAYEQIKRVLKQEAAVIMPNAGANEGKMYGPVLPQAPEVDCEEFRDVLDPMTETKLPEDVLD is encoded by the exons ATGGCGGATCTTGAGTCTTTGCTGGAGTACATTGAAATTCTTAGGAAGATATTCGCAAACGAAGATGAAGGATTTCAGTTTTATAACACATACGCACTTGGTAAAAGATTTAGTGTGAGGAAAAGCTATGTTGAGTGGAATA CATTTGGTGATGTCGATGTATTTGATAGCACCTACAAAACAAATCGGTACAACCTGCCCCTTGTGCCTTTCGTTGGGGTGAATCACGATTACTGCACAGTTCTTTTCAGATGTGGAATGATTTCTCATGAGAATACTGATTCATATGTGTGGCTGCTGAAAACATTTACCGAAGCTAATGCTCAGAAGCATCCTGTTTCTGTGATCACTGATGGAGACCTTGCTATGCAGAGAGCAATCA AAGAGATTGAGAGGAAATGGCAGGTGTTCCTGGCTGACAATAAGGTCAAAGAGGACACGTGGCTTTATCAGATGTATGAG CACTATGAGACCTGCCTTACAAAGGTGTGCATAAATGAGACGGATGACGACGCTAAAGCACTGCAATCTGCGCCATTCATAGAACCTGATGCTTCAGTTCTTGAGATAAACGCAAAGGAAAGGTTCACACCAAATATTTTTAAGGCGAAGGTCCAGTTCAGCGTGGAAGCAGCCAAGAAGTGTTCTCTGATTGAGATTCTAGACGGTGATGATACAACTGAGTATATTGTTGGAAGGAGAGATAGAGACATCATGTACTATGTGAAATGTGAATTAATTGAAGAGGCCAATATGAAGAGAATTTTCTGTTCTTGTCGTAAGTTGCAATCCCTTGGAACCCCCTGCTCACACATCTTCTTTGTATTGGGCCTCCGGGACGAGAGCAAGCTTCCAGACTGCTGTGTTTTGGAAAGGTGGACTATGGGGGCGAAGCGTGCATTTCCGACGACAAGGAAGAGCTCCATGTATGACTATTCCCCTACCCTACTAAGGTTCTGTGAGCTACGCAATCTCAGTCTTGCTGCAGCCTTCGTAGCATCTCATTCACCGGAAGCATATGAGCAAATCAAACGTGTCCTTAAACAAGAAGCTGCTGTGATCATGCCAAATGCAGGAGCGAACGAAGGCAAGATGTATGGACCGGTGCTGCCACAAGCGCCGGAGGTTGATTGTGAAGAGTTCAGAGATGTCCTAGATCCCATGACT GAAACAAAGCTCCCTGAAGATGTGCTAGATTAA
- the LOC120674844 gene encoding uncharacterized protein LOC120674844: MRQWVAFDTTMLDMWITCDAEVVVSFLEDIRRGNSAQRRRKLVGLDTEWKRLPGGDVTTAILQLCVGTSVLVFQVLYGNGGDLPKVLKRFLTEEDNIFTGAHIKNDVKRLQDDFSITITNPIDLQLVVPEAAAEYKHLGGPHPQYEVHHSSLEKIASEVLCPPHLRKPVGADHDHWHERYLDSFQVRYAAIDAYLSYEIANQLELKHGYRFA, translated from the coding sequence ATGCGTCAATGGGTTGCATTTGATACAACCATGCTTGACATGTGGATAACCTGTGACGCGGAGGTGGTGGTGAGCTTTCTCGAAGACATCCGCCGTGGCAACTCAGCGCAACGCCGCCGCAAGCTCGTTGGATTGGACACCGAGTGGAAAAGGCTCCCTGGCGGCGACGTCACGACTGCCATCTTGCAGTTGTGCGTCGGCACTAGTGTCCTTGTGTTCCAGGTCCTCTATGGCAATGGTGGTGACCTTCCCAAAGTATTGAAGAGGTTCCTGACAGAGGAGGACAACATCTTCACCGGCGCACACATCAAGAACGACGTGAAGCGGCTGCAGGACGACTTCAGCATCACAATAACCAATCCGATCGACCTCCAATTGGTAGTCCCCGAAGCCGCTGCAGAATACAAGCACCTTGGCGGACCCCATCCCCAGTACGAAGTTCATCATTCGTCGCTAGAGAAGATCGCATCAGAGGTTCTGTGCCCACCTCACCTCCGCAAGCCGGTGGGCGCTGACCATGATCACTGGCATGAGAGGTATTTGGACAGCTTCCAGGTGCGCTACGCCGCCATAGACGCGTACTTGTCGTACGAGATAGCGAATCAATTGGAGCTCAAGCATGGCTATAGATTTGCTTAA